Proteins from one Sander lucioperca isolate FBNREF2018 chromosome 16, SLUC_FBN_1.2, whole genome shotgun sequence genomic window:
- the LOC118493503 gene encoding C-type lectin domain family 4 member M-like, with protein sequence MATIETVEDGASVRKILLQSTYTWTWIGLYLDLRGWKWSDQSKASFRMWMSGEPNGGAGEPCAVGSVNGWNDVRCIDKRPFICSVPITRLLKVELKSDGSVDLNDPSVQETLLNQMAKRMRDHGINQLFRLRWRTQPNGKVFNLKTG encoded by the exons ATGGCGACCATAGAGACTGTAGAGGATGGGGCAAGTGTGagaaaaatattattacaaagCACTTACACATGGACATGGATAGGACTGTATCTTGACTTAAGAGGCTGGAAGTGGTCTGACCAGAGTAAAGCTTCGTTCAGAATGTGGATGTCTGGCGAGCCCAATGGTGGTGCAGGTGAACCTTGTGCTGTTGGTTCTGTGAATGGGTGGAATGATGTTCGCTGTATTGACAAACGTCCATTCATCTGTTCAG TTCCCATCACCAGGCTGTTGAAGGTTGAACTGAAGTCTGACGGATCTGTGGACCTGAATGACCCCTCAGTGCAGGAAACTCTTCTGAACCAA ATGGCGAAACGTATGAGGGACCATGGGATCAATCAGCTGTTCAGACTCAGATGGAGGACGCAACCAAATGGAAAAGTCTTCAATTTAAAGACAGGTTGA